The following are from one region of the Cloacibacterium sp. TD35 genome:
- a CDS encoding DEAD/DEAH box helicase — protein sequence MKVSFADFDLPKQLNSALEKLGISEPTPIQLKSFSPIMSGKDVMGIAQTGTGKTLAYLLPVLKTWKYNKNGSPTVLILVPTRELVVQVAEVVEKLTEDMSTRVLGVYGGVNINTQKLLVYEGVDILVGTPGRVMDLMKDAVLNLKDLKKLIIDEFDEMLSLGFRRQLEDIFTMMSERRQNILFSATMTDDVDAMLDEYFKNPQEISLARSGTPLEKIAQSAIPVKNFNTKLNLLVHLLRTQDEFEKILIFANNKRHADLIFNKIDEEFPGEFGVIHSNKSQNFRLRTMKSFSDNELRGIITTDVMARGLDIPDVSHVFNFEIPEIQEQYIHRIGRTGRADKDGIAISFYTPKEEERFIELEMFMNKEVKRIEFPEEVKVSEVKIASEKEVVVMKNPVQYKKIEPGSAFHEKKDKNKKVNLGGPSKRKPPKTKPGNRAQAKAKSIAKRKKK from the coding sequence ATGAAAGTATCATTTGCAGATTTTGATTTGCCAAAACAACTCAACAGTGCTCTAGAAAAATTAGGAATTTCTGAGCCAACACCTATTCAGCTGAAATCTTTTTCGCCAATTATGTCTGGAAAAGACGTAATGGGAATTGCACAAACCGGAACCGGTAAAACATTAGCTTATCTTCTTCCAGTTCTTAAAACTTGGAAATACAATAAAAACGGAAGTCCAACGGTACTTATTCTTGTTCCTACACGTGAATTGGTGGTGCAAGTTGCCGAAGTTGTAGAAAAACTGACAGAAGATATGTCAACAAGAGTTTTAGGCGTTTATGGAGGTGTAAATATCAATACTCAGAAACTTTTGGTTTACGAAGGTGTAGATATTTTGGTGGGAACTCCTGGAAGAGTAATGGATTTGATGAAAGATGCTGTTTTGAACTTGAAAGATTTGAAAAAACTGATTATAGATGAGTTTGATGAGATGCTTTCATTGGGTTTCAGAAGACAGTTAGAAGATATTTTCACGATGATGAGTGAGCGCAGACAAAACATTCTTTTCTCTGCAACCATGACAGATGATGTAGATGCCATGCTAGACGAATATTTCAAAAATCCACAAGAAATTTCTTTAGCAAGAAGCGGAACTCCACTCGAAAAAATAGCTCAATCTGCTATTCCTGTAAAGAATTTTAATACCAAATTAAATCTATTGGTTCACCTTTTAAGAACGCAAGATGAATTTGAAAAAATTCTAATTTTTGCTAATAATAAGAGACACGCCGATTTAATTTTTAATAAAATAGACGAAGAATTTCCTGGAGAATTTGGGGTTATTCACTCGAATAAATCTCAAAATTTCAGATTGAGAACGATGAAATCTTTCTCAGACAATGAATTGAGAGGAATTATCACCACTGATGTAATGGCGAGAGGTCTTGATATACCAGATGTTTCTCACGTTTTTAACTTTGAAATTCCAGAAATTCAGGAGCAATATATTCACAGAATTGGTAGAACGGGTAGAGCAGATAAAGACGGAATTGCGATTTCTTTTTATACGCCAAAAGAAGAAGAACGTTTCATAGAACTAGAAATGTTTATGAACAAGGAAGTGAAAAGAATAGAGTTTCCAGAAGAAGTGAAAGTTTCTGAGGTGAAAATTGCATCAGAAAAAGAAGTTGTAGTGATGAAAAATCCAGTTCAGTATAAGAAAATTGAACCGGGATCTGCTTTCCACGAGAAAAAAGACAAAAATAAGAAAGTGAATCTTGGTGGACCCAGCAAAAGAAAACCACCCAAAACCAAACCGGGAAACAGAGCTCAAGCTAAAGCAAAATCTATAGCGAAGAGAAAGAAGAAATAA
- a CDS encoding GDSL-type esterase/lipase family protein, with protein sequence MKNFLKISFLFFVFIFGSLFAQKADFYDDIQHFKKLDSEKTPPKDAILFLGSSSFTMWKDVADYFPDKTIINRAFGGSRLLNLNYYSEDLLNPYQPKQVVIYCGENDIAHDEKPSANDVFKRFKQFYKTVRAHYPEANIVYVSIKYSPSREQYWPTMKQVNKKIKNFMNTKKNAGFIDVTKAMNDEKGNVRKDIYLEDMLHMKPEGYRIWTKVMYPYLR encoded by the coding sequence ATGAAGAATTTTCTTAAAATTTCATTCCTCTTTTTTGTATTTATTTTTGGTAGTCTATTTGCTCAAAAAGCAGATTTTTATGACGACATTCAACATTTTAAAAAATTAGATTCAGAAAAAACACCACCAAAAGACGCTATACTTTTCTTAGGAAGTTCATCTTTTACCATGTGGAAAGACGTAGCAGATTATTTTCCTGATAAAACCATCATCAATAGAGCTTTTGGAGGTTCTAGATTGCTTAATCTAAATTACTATTCCGAAGATTTACTGAATCCTTATCAACCGAAACAGGTGGTTATCTATTGCGGCGAAAATGACATTGCACATGATGAAAAACCTTCTGCAAATGACGTATTTAAAAGATTTAAACAATTTTATAAAACGGTAAGAGCTCATTATCCTGAAGCAAATATCGTTTATGTTTCCATCAAATATTCGCCAAGTAGAGAACAATATTGGCCAACCATGAAGCAAGTGAATAAAAAAATTAAAAACTTCATGAATACTAAGAAAAATGCAGGATTTATAGACGTTACTAAAGCTATGAATGATGAAAAGGGCAACGTAAGAAAAGACATTTACTTAGAAGACATGCTGCACATGAAACCTGAAGGCTATAGAATCTGGACCAAAGTGATGTATCCTTATTTAAGATAA
- a CDS encoding aminotransferase class V-fold PLP-dependent enzyme produces the protein MNALAENKTVLAHNDFFEILRNVEYKRLDTHKQVYLDFTGGNLYAKSQILEHQDLLINNILGNPHSTNPTSQLSTKLVEEARQKVIDYFNAEDYYCIFTQNASNALKIVGESYPFNEKSHFLLLADNHNSVNGIRQFCLSKGGKVTYAPIYYQDLRMDEKFVMEKLQESENFENKLFAFPAQSNVSGVKHDLSWIKKAQDLGWDVLLDAAAFVPTNQLDLKEVKPDFVCVSFYKIFGYPTGIGCLLVNKKKFKKLQKPWFAGGTVSLVSVNAIHHFLINNHERFEDGTLNYLDIPAVKIGLDYIENIGIQRINERVASLRKYLFENLESLQHDNGRKLIQIFGPKDHQNLGGTIILGFYNQEGVRYEFEQIEEMANQHNISLRSGCFCNPGIDEVNNCLTDSELATYYSSHEQGDYKDMIKFLGKMRGATRISVGIATTKNDIDKLMNFMRELLNK, from the coding sequence ATGAATGCATTAGCAGAGAATAAGACCGTTTTAGCACACAATGATTTCTTCGAAATTCTGAGAAATGTAGAATACAAACGTTTAGATACACACAAACAAGTTTATCTAGATTTTACAGGAGGAAATCTCTATGCTAAATCACAGATTTTGGAACATCAAGATTTGCTTATCAATAATATTCTCGGCAATCCGCATTCTACCAATCCTACATCTCAATTGTCTACAAAATTGGTAGAAGAAGCGAGACAAAAGGTAATTGACTACTTCAATGCGGAAGATTACTACTGCATTTTTACACAAAACGCTTCTAATGCATTGAAAATTGTAGGAGAATCTTATCCATTCAACGAAAAATCACATTTCTTACTTCTTGCAGACAACCATAATTCAGTAAATGGAATTCGTCAGTTTTGTCTATCAAAAGGTGGAAAAGTAACTTACGCTCCTATTTATTATCAGGATTTAAGAATGGATGAAAAATTCGTGATGGAAAAACTTCAAGAATCTGAAAATTTTGAAAATAAACTCTTCGCATTTCCTGCTCAGTCAAATGTTTCTGGAGTGAAACACGATTTGTCTTGGATTAAAAAAGCACAAGATTTAGGTTGGGATGTTTTACTAGATGCAGCAGCATTTGTACCAACGAATCAATTGGATTTAAAGGAAGTGAAACCAGATTTTGTTTGTGTTTCTTTTTATAAAATTTTTGGCTATCCTACAGGAATTGGTTGCCTTCTGGTGAATAAAAAAAAGTTTAAAAAACTACAAAAACCGTGGTTTGCAGGTGGAACCGTAAGTTTGGTTTCGGTGAATGCTATTCATCATTTCTTGATTAATAACCATGAGAGATTCGAAGATGGAACGCTCAATTATTTAGACATTCCTGCGGTAAAAATTGGTTTAGATTACATTGAAAATATAGGAATACAACGCATTAATGAACGTGTAGCTTCTCTCAGAAAATATTTATTCGAAAATTTAGAAAGTTTACAACACGATAATGGTAGAAAACTGATTCAGATTTTCGGGCCAAAAGACCATCAAAATCTTGGAGGAACCATTATTTTAGGGTTTTACAACCAAGAAGGCGTTCGTTATGAATTCGAGCAAATAGAAGAAATGGCGAATCAGCATAACATTTCACTTCGTTCAGGCTGTTTCTGTAATCCAGGCATTGATGAAGTCAACAACTGCCTAACAGACAGTGAATTAGCAACCTACTACTCTTCTCACGAACAAGGAGATTACAAAGACATGATTAAATTTTTAGGAAAAATGCGTGGCGCAACCAGAATTTCTGTAGGAATTGCCACTACTAAAAATGATATTGATAAACTGATGAATTTCATGAGAGAATTGCTCAATAAGTAA
- a CDS encoding iron-containing alcohol dehydrogenase, whose amino-acid sequence MLNFEFKNPTKIIFGKGEIAKISREIPKTEKILVLYGGGSIKTNGVYDQVKAALEGYNWEEFGGIPANPEYEVLLEALKIIKEKNITYMLAVGGGSVIDGVKFLSAAANYEGEPWEILQKGIRTEEGKGLPFASVLTLPATGSEMNSGAVVSRREIGQKLGMGGPGLFPQFSILDPEVIRSIPKKQIANGITDAYTHVLEQYMTVKTSATLQDRFAESILQTLQEIAPKMMEEEFDYDSAANFMWSCTMALNGLIQKGVISDWAIHGIGHELTAQFGIDHARTLAIIASSHYRYNFDAKKEKLAQYAERVWNVTEGTTEEKALKGIEKMEAFFQSLGIKTKLSEYTENYQGTAEKIQEAFIARNWLAIGEKGIVKPEDAKKIVEMAY is encoded by the coding sequence ATGTTAAATTTTGAATTTAAAAATCCTACAAAAATTATTTTCGGTAAAGGCGAAATCGCTAAAATTTCTAGAGAAATTCCGAAAACAGAAAAAATATTAGTGCTTTACGGAGGCGGAAGCATTAAAACCAATGGTGTTTACGATCAAGTAAAAGCAGCATTAGAAGGTTACAACTGGGAAGAATTCGGAGGAATTCCTGCAAACCCAGAATACGAAGTTTTATTAGAAGCCTTAAAAATCATCAAAGAAAAAAATATCACTTACATGTTAGCAGTAGGTGGTGGTTCTGTAATTGACGGGGTAAAATTCCTTTCTGCTGCAGCTAATTACGAAGGAGAACCATGGGAAATTCTACAAAAAGGAATTAGAACCGAAGAAGGAAAAGGTTTACCATTTGCTTCTGTACTTACGCTTCCTGCAACAGGTTCTGAAATGAATTCTGGCGCAGTAGTTTCCAGAAGAGAAATAGGTCAGAAATTAGGAATGGGAGGTCCTGGCTTATTCCCTCAATTTTCAATTTTAGACCCAGAAGTGATTCGTTCAATCCCTAAAAAACAAATTGCAAACGGTATTACAGATGCTTACACTCACGTTTTAGAGCAATATATGACCGTGAAAACTTCTGCTACTTTACAAGACCGTTTTGCTGAAAGCATTTTACAAACTTTACAAGAAATTGCTCCAAAAATGATGGAAGAAGAATTCGATTATGATTCAGCGGCTAATTTTATGTGGAGTTGTACCATGGCTTTAAACGGATTGATTCAAAAAGGAGTCATTTCTGACTGGGCAATTCACGGGATTGGTCATGAATTAACCGCTCAATTTGGTATAGACCACGCCAGAACTTTAGCCATTATTGCATCTTCTCATTACCGTTATAATTTTGATGCTAAAAAAGAAAAATTAGCACAATATGCAGAAAGAGTTTGGAATGTAACAGAAGGCACTACTGAAGAAAAAGCGCTGAAAGGAATAGAAAAAATGGAAGCTTTCTTCCAAAGTTTAGGTATAAAAACCAAATTATCAGAGTATACCGAAAACTACCAAGGAACAGCAGAAAAAATTCAAGAAGCTTTCATAGCTAGAAACTGGTTAGCAATTGGTGAAAAAGGTATTGTAAAACCTGAAGATGCTAAAAAAATAGTAGAAATGGCGTACTAA
- a CDS encoding phosphoenolpyruvate carboxylase, which translates to MINEARLEKFRQVVENKFQIYNSLFMSLPYDKMTNIGMLLPFLYEESRDGYEEGKSPEEIVEEFFRKHTEVTTEEQKQELLFKIIQYIERQVVLFDSIEDAAFQQLHSESDAGTVMQLHERALQEHKLGKVREKLKDFAVKVVFTAHPTQFYPNAVQRILHDLRSAILKDDINEIDLLLQQLGKTPFVNKERPTPLDEALSIIFYLRYVYYDTIGELYKKLKQSFGSEHFDIHQDVFQLGFWPGGDRDGNPFVTADVTLKVANELRNSILKNYYNHLKDLRRRLSFRGVSEVLEKLSNELYNNIFKNENSISSETILKYLSEAENILKTQHNGLFTNILVDYRDRVKIFGTHFATLDIRQDSRIHQKVIDELVAKYSKQNVAELTNSEKVNILISEHILANPNDFEDEIIRETLKSVINVKEIQTNNGERGMHRYIISNSDTVEDVMNVFALFKVCGYEDEDINIDIVPLFETMEGLANAEKVMQDLYNDAVYQKHLAKRKNEQTIMLGFSDGTKDGGYLKANWEIYATKERLSKVSEENDVKVIFFDGRGGPPARGGGKTHQFYASQGKTIANNKIELTIQGQTITSVFGNKDQAKYNFEQLLTAGIENEVFKNHKKDLTEKERTLIEELAELSYVKYVDLKENPLFVPYLQEISTLQYYGKTNIGSRPSKRGAGNELKFEDLRAIPFVGSWSQLKQNVPGFFGFGTAIKKLKDESRIEEVKDLFRNSDFFKTLVLNSMMAMNKSYFPLTYYMKNHPKFGAFWQVLFSEYELSKEMMFEITGFHSLMEEEPVGRKSVKIREKIVLPLLSIQQYALMKLQKNEDDREVLEKLVTRSLFGNINASRNSA; encoded by the coding sequence ATGATTAATGAAGCCCGTTTAGAAAAATTTCGTCAGGTTGTAGAAAATAAATTTCAGATTTATAACAGCCTGTTTATGAGTCTTCCGTATGATAAAATGACCAACATCGGAATGCTTTTACCATTTCTTTATGAAGAAAGTAGAGATGGTTATGAAGAAGGAAAATCTCCAGAAGAAATTGTTGAAGAATTCTTCAGGAAACATACAGAAGTTACTACAGAAGAACAGAAGCAGGAACTGCTTTTTAAGATTATTCAATACATCGAAAGACAAGTAGTACTTTTTGACAGTATAGAAGATGCAGCTTTTCAACAGTTGCACTCAGAAAGTGATGCGGGAACAGTAATGCAGTTGCATGAAAGAGCTTTGCAAGAGCATAAATTAGGAAAAGTTAGAGAAAAGTTAAAAGATTTTGCCGTAAAAGTTGTTTTTACAGCGCACCCTACACAGTTTTATCCGAATGCTGTACAAAGAATTTTGCATGATTTACGTTCTGCTATTTTAAAAGATGATATCAATGAAATAGATCTTTTACTTCAGCAGTTAGGGAAAACTCCTTTTGTAAATAAAGAGAGACCAACTCCGCTAGATGAAGCATTAAGCATTATTTTTTACTTGAGATATGTGTATTATGACACAATTGGCGAATTGTATAAAAAACTGAAACAATCTTTCGGAAGTGAACATTTTGATATTCATCAAGACGTTTTTCAATTAGGTTTTTGGCCAGGAGGAGACAGAGATGGTAATCCTTTTGTGACGGCAGATGTTACGCTAAAAGTTGCCAATGAACTCAGAAATTCTATTCTCAAAAATTATTACAATCATTTAAAAGATTTAAGGAGAAGATTAAGTTTCAGAGGGGTTTCAGAAGTTTTAGAAAAACTAAGCAATGAATTGTACAATAATATTTTCAAAAATGAAAATTCTATTTCAAGTGAAACGATTTTAAAATATTTATCAGAAGCTGAAAATATTCTGAAAACTCAGCATAATGGACTTTTTACCAATATATTGGTAGATTACAGAGACCGAGTTAAGATTTTTGGAACTCACTTTGCAACTTTGGATATTCGTCAAGATAGCAGAATTCACCAAAAAGTGATAGATGAATTGGTGGCAAAATATTCTAAGCAAAATGTGGCAGAGCTTACCAATTCTGAAAAAGTAAATATCTTGATTTCTGAACATATTCTGGCTAATCCGAATGATTTCGAAGATGAAATCATTAGAGAAACGCTGAAAAGTGTCATCAATGTTAAAGAAATTCAGACCAATAATGGCGAAAGAGGGATGCACCGTTACATAATTTCTAATTCTGATACGGTAGAAGATGTGATGAATGTTTTCGCTTTGTTCAAAGTTTGTGGTTATGAAGATGAAGACATCAACATAGATATTGTTCCGCTTTTTGAAACCATGGAAGGACTTGCCAATGCAGAAAAAGTGATGCAGGATTTATATAATGATGCAGTTTATCAAAAACATTTGGCGAAGAGAAAAAACGAGCAGACAATTATGCTTGGCTTTTCTGATGGAACCAAAGATGGTGGTTATTTAAAAGCCAATTGGGAAATTTATGCCACAAAAGAGAGACTTTCTAAAGTTTCTGAAGAGAATGATGTAAAAGTGATTTTCTTTGACGGTAGAGGAGGCCCTCCAGCTCGTGGTGGTGGTAAAACGCACCAGTTCTATGCAAGTCAAGGCAAAACAATTGCCAATAACAAGATAGAATTAACCATTCAAGGTCAAACCATTACTTCGGTGTTTGGAAATAAAGATCAAGCAAAATATAATTTTGAGCAACTTTTGACTGCTGGAATCGAGAATGAAGTTTTTAAAAACCATAAAAAAGATTTAACCGAAAAAGAAAGAACTTTAATCGAAGAATTGGCAGAATTGAGTTATGTAAAATATGTTGATTTAAAAGAAAATCCACTATTTGTGCCTTACTTGCAAGAAATAAGTACGCTTCAATATTATGGTAAAACCAACATAGGAAGCAGACCTAGTAAACGTGGCGCAGGAAATGAATTGAAATTCGAGGATTTAAGAGCCATCCCGTTTGTGGGAAGTTGGAGCCAACTGAAGCAAAATGTACCAGGATTTTTTGGTTTTGGAACTGCAATTAAAAAATTAAAAGACGAAAGTAGAATAGAAGAAGTAAAAGATTTATTTAGAAATTCTGATTTCTTTAAAACATTGGTGCTTAATTCTATGATGGCGATGAATAAATCTTATTTTCCGCTTACGTATTACATGAAAAATCATCCTAAATTCGGGGCGTTTTGGCAAGTTTTGTTTAGTGAGTATGAATTGTCTAAAGAGATGATGTTCGAAATTACAGGTTTTCATAGTTTAATGGAAGAAGAACCTGTAGGAAGAAAATCCGTAAAAATTAGAGAAAAAATAGTTCTTCCGTTGTTAAGCATTCAGCAGTATGCGCTCATGAAATTACAGAAAAACGAAGATGATAGAGAAGTACTCGAAAAATTGGTTACTCGATCACTTTTTGGTAATATTAATGCGAGTAGAAATTCAGCATAA
- a CDS encoding S8/S53 family peptidase yields the protein MKKFIYLYFLFFFSFTFSQTELVFVYFKDKPNATVFLANPLSELSQKAIDRRSNLGISITAQDAPIENTYIQNIKNLGFTVTDQSKWLNGVAVNATAAQITQLQAEPYVLKVESFVKSNPSGKISKKEKFQKNLSAKINFNYGNSLAQIEQINLRTLHVQGFTGAGVSIAVIDTGFPTVNTGSAFARMRNNGQIKDVYNFISKNNDVYNTSLNYHGSNCLGIIGGYIDGSFVGSAPDANFYLYATEVGDKEIPEEELYWIEAAEEADRKGVDIISTSLGYGNFFDDARYNYSYSQMNGTTSFIARAAQIAAEKGIIVVVAAGNEGDKTWRYIVTPADNEKVFTIGGVDSTGNPSVFTSLGPNSAGKVKPDASARATGTYYAFNNGFSSGNGTSYATPLSAGGFACLLQAVPSSTDRELLKNSLRYTASLAPSYTDQLGYGILNFGQVLSSFLKTNESTPKNKISIYPIPAKQEINISSTEKIEDISVYNGLGQFLFKSKLNKINIEKLEKGLYFLKIKTNTSETVEKFIKE from the coding sequence ATGAAAAAATTTATTTATTTGTATTTTTTATTCTTTTTTAGTTTTACTTTCTCTCAAACTGAATTAGTATTTGTTTATTTCAAAGATAAACCAAATGCAACAGTTTTTTTAGCCAATCCTCTTTCTGAATTATCTCAAAAAGCAATTGACAGAAGAAGCAATCTAGGGATTTCTATTACCGCTCAAGATGCACCTATAGAGAATACGTATATTCAGAATATTAAAAATTTAGGTTTTACCGTTACCGATCAATCAAAATGGCTAAATGGTGTAGCTGTAAACGCTACCGCAGCTCAAATTACACAATTACAAGCTGAACCTTATGTGTTAAAAGTAGAAAGTTTTGTAAAAAGCAACCCATCTGGTAAAATTTCTAAAAAAGAAAAATTTCAAAAAAATTTATCTGCAAAAATTAACTTTAATTACGGAAATTCTTTAGCTCAAATAGAACAAATAAACCTGAGAACACTTCATGTACAAGGTTTTACAGGCGCAGGAGTTTCCATTGCAGTAATAGATACAGGTTTTCCTACGGTAAATACAGGTTCTGCATTTGCAAGAATGAGGAATAATGGGCAAATAAAAGATGTTTATAATTTTATTTCAAAAAATAATGATGTTTATAATACATCTCTCAACTATCATGGAAGCAATTGCCTAGGAATTATCGGTGGGTATATAGATGGAAGTTTTGTAGGTTCTGCTCCTGATGCAAATTTTTATCTCTACGCTACAGAAGTAGGAGATAAAGAAATTCCTGAAGAGGAACTGTATTGGATAGAAGCCGCTGAAGAAGCAGATAGAAAAGGAGTAGACATTATTTCTACCTCTTTAGGGTATGGAAACTTCTTTGATGATGCTAGATATAACTACTCTTATTCTCAAATGAATGGTACTACATCATTTATTGCAAGAGCAGCACAAATTGCCGCAGAAAAAGGTATAATTGTAGTAGTAGCTGCAGGCAATGAAGGAGACAAAACTTGGAGATACATCGTTACCCCCGCAGATAATGAAAAAGTCTTTACTATAGGAGGCGTAGATAGTACTGGAAACCCATCAGTTTTTACTTCTCTTGGGCCAAACTCTGCAGGAAAGGTTAAACCAGACGCATCAGCCAGAGCAACAGGCACTTATTATGCATTTAACAATGGTTTTTCATCAGGAAATGGAACGTCTTACGCTACTCCACTTTCAGCTGGCGGTTTTGCATGCCTATTACAAGCGGTACCAAGTTCCACCGATAGAGAACTATTGAAAAACAGCCTAAGATATACTGCCTCACTAGCTCCTAGCTACACTGACCAGTTGGGATATGGGATTTTAAATTTTGGACAAGTTCTTTCGTCTTTCCTAAAAACAAATGAATCTACTCCCAAAAATAAAATATCCATATATCCTATTCCTGCAAAACAAGAAATCAACATTTCTTCTACTGAAAAAATTGAAGACATATCTGTTTATAATGGTTTAGGTCAGTTTTTATTTAAAAGTAAACTTAATAAAATCAATATAGAGAAATTAGAAAAAGGACTTTATTTCTTGAAGATTAAAACCAATACTTCTGAAACCGTAGAAAAATTTATAAAAGAATAA
- a CDS encoding DegT/DnrJ/EryC1/StrS family aminotransferase: MKKIQMVDLQSQYQKIKNEVDEKVLNVMQSAQFINGPEVQNFQKELEHYLGVKHVIPCANGTDALQIALMALDLQPGDEVITADFTFAATVEVVHLLKLKSVLVDVDYDTFNIDIEKLKAAITPKTKAIIPVHLFGQCANMEAVLEVAKEHSLFVVEDNCQGIGADYTFSDGTVKKSGTMGTIGTTSFFPSKNLGCYGDGGAIFTNDDELAYKMRGIVNHGMYKRYYHDEVGVNSRLDSVQAAVLRVKLPLLDSYNAARRSAADYYDKAFANHPNILTPKRAENSTHVFHQYTLRILNGKRNELQAFLAEKEIPAMIYYPVALRKQKAYYQESNDADFVNTDKLLDQVISLPMHTELDEDQLKLITDSVLEFMK; this comes from the coding sequence ATGAAAAAAATCCAAATGGTTGACTTACAAAGTCAGTATCAAAAAATAAAAAATGAAGTTGATGAAAAAGTGCTAAACGTGATGCAAAGTGCACAATTCATCAATGGTCCAGAAGTTCAGAATTTTCAAAAAGAATTAGAACACTATCTTGGTGTAAAACACGTAATACCTTGTGCTAATGGTACAGATGCTTTACAAATAGCTCTGATGGCGCTAGATTTACAACCTGGTGATGAGGTAATCACAGCAGATTTTACTTTTGCAGCAACTGTAGAAGTTGTTCATCTTTTAAAATTAAAATCAGTTTTAGTAGATGTAGATTATGATACTTTCAATATTGATATTGAAAAATTAAAAGCTGCGATTACCCCAAAAACGAAAGCGATTATTCCTGTACATTTATTTGGACAGTGTGCCAATATGGAAGCAGTTTTAGAGGTAGCAAAAGAACACAGTTTATTCGTAGTAGAAGACAATTGTCAAGGAATTGGTGCAGATTACACGTTTTCTGATGGTACAGTAAAAAAATCTGGAACTATGGGAACTATTGGAACCACAAGTTTCTTCCCATCTAAAAATTTAGGTTGTTACGGAGATGGTGGTGCTATTTTTACCAATGATGATGAGTTGGCTTATAAAATGCGTGGAATTGTAAACCACGGAATGTACAAGCGTTATTATCACGATGAAGTAGGCGTAAATTCTAGATTAGACAGTGTTCAAGCTGCAGTTTTAAGAGTGAAACTTCCACTTTTAGATTCTTATAATGCTGCAAGAAGAAGTGCTGCAGATTATTATGACAAAGCTTTTGCGAATCATCCAAATATTTTAACACCTAAAAGAGCTGAAAACTCTACACACGTTTTCCATCAATATACACTTAGGATTTTAAACGGAAAAAGAAACGAATTACAAGCGTTTTTAGCAGAAAAAGAAATTCCAGCGATGATTTATTACCCAGTGGCTTTGAGAAAACAAAAAGCATATTACCAAGAGTCTAATGATGCAGATTTTGTTAACACAGATAAATTATTAGATCAAGTGATTTCTTTGCCAATGCATACAGAATTAGATGAAGATCAATTGAAATTAATCACAGATTCTGTTTTAGAGTTTATGAAATAA